A genomic region of bacterium 336/3 contains the following coding sequences:
- a CDS encoding oxidoreductase, with product MNIGIIGYGYWGKNLVRNFYAQKNATLHTVLDFDEKKLQALKLSYPNVNTTSSIEEFFGNDSLNAVVIATPVFSHYELAKKALLAGKHVLVEKPMTSSYAQAEELIRIAENKGLILMTDHTFLYTGAVQKMKELIEKQELGNVNYIDSTRINLGLFQPDVNVLWDLAAHDISICNYLLNEEPIIVQATGISHTNNDIENIAYLTLKYASNKIAHFNCSWSSPVKVRQMLVGGNKKMIVWNDLEATEKIKVYDTGYEIKSEEDKTKILVDYRVGDIYVPKLNNTEALYAMASDFIDSIQQKNTPKASAHIGATVVKILEASQKSIKNKGEEILL from the coding sequence ATGAATATTGGTATAATAGGTTATGGATACTGGGGTAAAAATTTAGTTAGAAATTTTTACGCTCAGAAGAATGCTACACTACACACCGTTCTGGATTTTGATGAGAAAAAGCTACAAGCTTTAAAACTGAGCTATCCCAATGTAAATACAACATCTTCTATAGAGGAATTTTTTGGAAATGACTCTCTAAATGCTGTTGTGATTGCCACTCCTGTTTTTAGTCATTACGAATTAGCCAAAAAGGCTCTTTTGGCTGGCAAGCATGTGCTTGTTGAGAAACCTATGACTTCTTCATATGCTCAAGCAGAAGAGCTTATCAGAATAGCTGAGAACAAAGGACTTATTCTGATGACAGACCATACTTTTTTGTATACAGGGGCTGTTCAAAAAATGAAAGAACTCATTGAAAAACAGGAATTAGGAAATGTCAATTATATAGATTCCACAAGAATTAATCTTGGCTTATTTCAGCCAGATGTCAATGTTCTATGGGATTTAGCTGCACACGATATATCTATTTGCAATTATTTGCTTAATGAAGAGCCTATAATAGTACAAGCTACGGGTATTTCTCATACTAATAATGATATAGAAAATATTGCTTACCTCACTCTAAAATATGCTTCTAATAAGATAGCACATTTCAATTGTTCATGGAGTTCACCTGTAAAAGTTAGACAAATGCTTGTAGGAGGGAATAAAAAAATGATTGTTTGGAATGATTTAGAAGCTACAGAAAAAATAAAAGTCTATGATACAGGCTATGAAATCAAATCAGAAGAAGATAAAACTAAAATATTGGTAGATTATCGAGTAGGAGATATTTATGTCCCCAAATTAAACAATACAGAGGCATTATATGCAATGGCAAGTGATTTTATAGATAGTATTCAACAAAAAAACACCCCAAAAGCATCAGCCCATATAGGAGCAACAGTTGTGAAAATCTTAGAAGCTTCTCAAAAATCTATAAAAAACAAAGGAGAGGAAATTTTACTATAA
- a CDS encoding erythromycin biosynthesis sensory transduction protein eryC1, producing MKIQFLDLKKQYNQIKEEVLPKIEQVLNDTAFSGGKYVDEFEGSFAKYCETNYSVAVNNGTSALHLAMLALGIGEGDEVIVPANTFVATAWGVSYANATPVFVDCNPDTWEIDTTQIEKKITTKTKAIAGVHLYGQPFDIDAVKKICEKHNLFLIEDAAQAHGAYYKGKRIGQFGEMACFSFYPGKNLGTYGEGGGITTNNEKYFKHLQSLRNHGSIVRYYHDQIGYNMRMGGIEGAVLSVKLQYLDNWNNRRKEIAKMYQKGVTNAKIKMQAQPDFADSVYHLFVITTENRDNLQKFLNEQGIFPGMHYPVPCHLQKAYAHLGYKKGDCPNAEYLAEHCLSLPMYAELTNEEVNYIIEKINQY from the coding sequence ATGAAAATCCAATTTTTAGACCTTAAAAAACAATATAATCAAATTAAAGAAGAAGTTCTACCAAAAATAGAACAAGTACTTAATGATACGGCTTTTTCTGGAGGAAAATATGTTGATGAGTTTGAAGGTAGTTTTGCAAAATATTGTGAAACTAACTACTCTGTAGCTGTTAATAATGGTACATCTGCATTACACTTAGCTATGTTGGCATTGGGTATAGGAGAAGGAGATGAAGTAATAGTGCCAGCAAATACATTTGTAGCAACAGCTTGGGGTGTTTCTTACGCTAATGCTACTCCTGTTTTTGTAGATTGTAACCCTGATACATGGGAAATAGATACGACACAAATAGAAAAAAAAATAACCACTAAAACAAAAGCAATAGCAGGAGTTCATCTATATGGACAACCATTTGATATAGATGCAGTAAAAAAAATATGTGAAAAACATAATTTGTTTTTAATCGAAGATGCTGCTCAGGCTCATGGAGCTTATTATAAAGGTAAAAGAATTGGTCAATTTGGTGAAATGGCATGTTTTAGCTTTTACCCTGGTAAAAATTTAGGTACTTATGGAGAAGGTGGAGGTATTACGACTAATAACGAAAAATACTTTAAACACTTGCAAAGTCTTAGAAATCATGGTTCGATAGTACGTTATTATCATGATCAAATAGGATATAATATGAGAATGGGAGGAATAGAAGGAGCTGTTTTAAGTGTAAAATTACAATACTTAGATAATTGGAATAATCGGAGAAAAGAAATTGCTAAGATGTATCAGAAAGGGGTTACAAACGCAAAAATTAAAATGCAAGCCCAGCCTGATTTTGCGGATTCTGTTTATCATTTATTTGTAATTACAACTGAAAACAGAGATAATTTGCAAAAATTCTTAAACGAACAAGGTATATTTCCTGGTATGCACTATCCTGTACCTTGTCATTTACAAAAGGCTTATGCTCATTTAGGATATAAAAAAGGAGATTGCCCTAATGCTGAATATTTGGCAGAACATTGTTTGTCGTTGCCGATGTATGCAGAACTTACAAATGAAGAAGTAAACTACATTATTGAAAAAATAAATCAATATTAA
- a CDS encoding glycosyl transferase family 2 — protein sequence MNIDISILIPFLNESENIPFLIDSLIAFCKTNSKKKIEVIFIDDGSKDNSFELLKSASMNYFEAKIIKLSQNYGSHAALRAGIFHAKGTYITFMYADLQDPLELINQLYEEIQKDNKEIVWAVRNEKQNWFSGFYARLMQRFAVKNFPENGFDIVMFSQKIQKQLNQNIESNSSIFLQILTLGFKQTTIQYQKQPRKAGKSKWTLNKKIKLLVDSFVAFSFFPIRLVSVVGIILFVVGILFAIYLITRKLILDDIKEGWTALTSILMIGFGITNISLGIIAEYLWRTLDASRKRPIFIIDEIVEINQNKI from the coding sequence ATGAACATTGATATTTCCATATTAATTCCTTTTCTGAATGAATCAGAAAATATCCCTTTCTTAATAGACTCTTTGATAGCGTTTTGTAAAACGAATAGCAAAAAAAAAATAGAAGTGATTTTTATTGATGATGGCTCAAAAGATAATTCCTTTGAGCTATTAAAAAGTGCTTCTATGAACTATTTTGAAGCAAAAATTATAAAGTTATCGCAAAATTATGGCTCTCATGCAGCTCTTAGAGCTGGTATTTTTCACGCAAAAGGCACATACATTACTTTTATGTACGCCGATTTACAAGATCCTTTGGAGCTAATAAATCAGTTATATGAAGAAATTCAGAAAGATAATAAAGAAATTGTATGGGCTGTAAGAAATGAAAAACAAAATTGGTTTTCAGGATTTTATGCAAGATTAATGCAACGTTTTGCTGTGAAAAATTTTCCTGAAAATGGTTTTGATATAGTAATGTTTAGCCAAAAAATCCAAAAACAACTCAATCAGAATATAGAATCCAATTCTTCTATTTTCTTGCAAATACTCACACTTGGCTTCAAACAAACCACTATTCAATATCAAAAACAACCTAGAAAAGCAGGAAAGTCAAAATGGACGCTCAATAAAAAAATAAAATTACTAGTAGATTCATTCGTCGCATTTTCCTTTTTCCCTATTAGATTAGTGAGTGTTGTGGGTATAATTTTATTTGTTGTTGGTATTTTATTTGCTATATATTTGATAACCAGAAAGTTGATATTGGATGATATAAAAGAAGGCTGGACAGCATTAACTTCTATTCTCATGATTGGTTTTGGAATTACTAATATATCACTTGGGATTATTGCTGAATATTTATGGCGAACTTTGGATGCAAGCAGAAAAAGACCTATTTTTATTATAGATGAAATTGTTGAAATAAATCAAAATAAAATATGA
- a CDS encoding twin-arginine translocation pathway signal — translation MKRREFLKQSTLATVGTWLIPSFLKAFEEQNINFAGKRLIIIQLSGGNDGLNTIVPFENDIYYNTRPRLAIPKENVLKLNSEQGLHPIMSKMKQLYDEGLLCIFNSVGYPNPDRSHFRSMDIWHTASDSNEYLSSGWIGRFLDANCEKNCKAFSAIELDDTLSLAMKGEKVKGLALQNPEKFYKMAKNKKINSSQNHHHEHENVAYLYKTLSETVSSAEYIYEKNKIQKTSVDYPQNEFGQRLKTISQMIKSGLEIEVYYASLSGFDTHVNQLNTQERLLGIYSDAIYSLVTDLKQSGNLDNTLILTFSEFGRRVAQNASGGTDHGTANNLFIIGNSLKKKGFYNSSPKLESLDEGDLKYEIDFRSIYATILKNHLNVPINSILGKNVEQLYFL, via the coding sequence ATGAAACGTAGAGAATTCTTAAAACAATCTACTTTAGCCACTGTAGGTACATGGCTGATACCGTCTTTCCTGAAAGCTTTTGAGGAGCAAAATATAAATTTTGCAGGTAAAAGATTGATAATAATACAATTATCAGGTGGTAATGACGGTTTAAATACAATCGTTCCATTTGAGAATGATATATATTACAATACTCGCCCTCGTCTAGCAATTCCCAAAGAAAATGTATTAAAATTAAATTCAGAACAAGGTTTGCATCCAATTATGAGTAAAATGAAGCAACTTTATGATGAAGGCTTACTTTGTATTTTTAATAGTGTTGGTTATCCCAATCCTGACAGGTCTCATTTTCGTTCTATGGATATTTGGCATACAGCTAGTGATAGCAATGAATACCTTTCTAGTGGCTGGATAGGACGTTTTTTAGATGCAAATTGTGAAAAAAACTGTAAAGCTTTTTCTGCTATAGAATTAGATGATACTTTAAGTTTGGCTATGAAAGGGGAGAAAGTAAAAGGCTTGGCTCTTCAAAATCCTGAAAAGTTTTATAAAATGGCTAAAAATAAAAAGATAAACTCTTCCCAAAATCATCATCATGAACATGAAAATGTAGCTTATTTGTATAAAACACTTTCTGAAACTGTTTCTTCTGCTGAATATATTTATGAAAAGAATAAAATACAAAAGACAAGTGTTGACTACCCGCAAAACGAATTTGGTCAAAGATTAAAAACAATTTCTCAAATGATTAAAAGTGGTTTGGAAATTGAAGTATATTATGCCTCTCTTTCAGGTTTTGATACACATGTGAATCAACTAAATACACAAGAAAGACTATTAGGTATTTATTCTGATGCTATTTATAGTCTTGTAACAGATTTAAAACAAAGTGGAAATTTGGACAATACATTGATTTTAACTTTTTCTGAATTTGGTAGAAGAGTAGCTCAAAATGCTTCAGGAGGAACTGACCATGGAACAGCCAATAATTTATTTATTATTGGAAATTCTCTAAAGAAAAAAGGTTTTTATAATAGCTCACCCAAGTTAGAGTCTTTAGACGAAGGTGATTTAAAATACGAAATTGACTTTAGAAGCATCTATGCTACAATTCTCAAAAATCACTTGAATGTACCCATAAATTCTATTTTGGGAAAAAATGTTGAACAATTATATTTTTTATAA
- a CDS encoding acetyltransferase translates to MKTQILLFPFGGNSMEALDCLDDRFEVLGFVDDNPEKIGNTYLDFQIFDRKAFLNFSMAKVLACVGSPNNFQKRKEIIQSLNLPQERFMNIIHPTAQISKYAKVGNNCLIMAGVVITHNAQIGDNVVILPNSVIHHDTKIGNYTCIGSNVVIAGFCDIGESCYIGSGTNIINNTIIGEKTMIGLGANVINSFGTHKKIVGNPAKEIV, encoded by the coding sequence ATGAAAACGCAAATTTTACTATTTCCATTTGGAGGCAATAGTATGGAGGCTTTGGATTGCTTGGATGATAGATTTGAAGTCTTAGGGTTTGTAGATGACAATCCAGAGAAAATAGGAAATACTTATCTTGATTTTCAAATATTTGATAGAAAAGCATTCCTCAATTTTTCTATGGCGAAAGTTCTTGCTTGTGTAGGTAGTCCGAATAATTTTCAAAAACGAAAGGAAATTATTCAAAGTCTAAATTTGCCTCAAGAAAGGTTTATGAATATTATTCATCCAACGGCTCAAATTTCTAAATATGCAAAAGTTGGTAACAATTGCTTGATTATGGCAGGAGTAGTAATTACCCATAACGCCCAAATAGGAGATAATGTAGTTATCTTGCCTAACAGTGTAATTCACCATGATACAAAAATTGGAAATTATACATGCATAGGCTCAAATGTTGTAATTGCTGGTTTTTGTGATATTGGTGAGAGTTGCTATATAGGAAGTGGAACAAATATTATAAATAATACTATCATTGGAGAAAAAACTATGATAGGCTTGGGAGCAAATGTAATAAATAGTTTTGGTACTCATAAAAAAATTGTGGGCAATCCAGCCAAAGAAATAGTATGA